A genomic segment from Actinomyces lilanjuaniae encodes:
- the lepB gene encoding signal peptidase I has protein sequence MSEAMSASRGREYPSISGGRQEQDAGTTPGAVAQATRDTMKNVTETTEEIGEDAVEDGVDDDVDGSVDGAVTDAVRRVEATSRRRDGVSGARRGRAGAGADEPTRSVSGLALALRWGSTLLYVGVAVLLVALFRTFVLQSFIIPSGSMENTLSEGDRVVVTMYDSQDIERGDIVVFTDPDGWLEVTEPSGLQGVVQDVLVAIRILPQDAGHHLIKRVIGMPGDRVVADGQGSLSVNGVEVDEPYIKPGRSASEIAFDVTVPQGYVWVMGDNRSNSADSRLHRDDTHGGFVPLSNVVGVAKAVEWPVTHWTGLGGGREVFRSVPAPQASPLPGGQAQGHPVLAGPGAAVARNGLWYDELCYSGVNSGTSLRSSRLAVSSVWHT, from the coding sequence ATGAGCGAGGCCATGTCGGCCAGTCGCGGCCGAGAGTACCCCAGCATCTCCGGGGGCAGGCAGGAGCAGGATGCGGGCACGACGCCGGGCGCTGTAGCGCAGGCGACGAGGGACACGATGAAGAACGTCACTGAGACCACGGAGGAGATAGGAGAAGACGCGGTGGAGGACGGCGTGGATGATGACGTGGACGGTAGCGTGGACGGTGCCGTGACGGACGCTGTGAGGCGCGTGGAGGCCACCAGCCGACGCCGCGACGGTGTGTCAGGTGCTCGCAGAGGGCGTGCAGGCGCAGGCGCCGACGAACCCACGCGTTCCGTCAGCGGCCTCGCCCTGGCGCTGCGGTGGGGCTCGACGCTGCTCTATGTCGGTGTCGCGGTGCTTCTGGTGGCGCTGTTCCGGACCTTCGTGCTCCAGTCCTTCATCATCCCCTCCGGCTCTATGGAGAACACCCTCTCCGAGGGGGACCGGGTGGTTGTCACCATGTATGACTCCCAGGACATTGAGCGCGGTGACATCGTGGTCTTCACCGACCCCGACGGCTGGCTGGAGGTCACCGAGCCCTCTGGGCTGCAGGGCGTCGTCCAGGACGTGCTGGTGGCGATCCGTATCCTTCCCCAGGACGCGGGGCACCACCTCATCAAGCGGGTGATCGGCATGCCTGGGGACCGGGTCGTCGCGGACGGTCAGGGGAGCCTGAGCGTCAACGGCGTCGAGGTCGACGAGCCCTACATCAAGCCCGGGCGCTCCGCCTCAGAGATCGCTTTCGACGTGACCGTGCCGCAGGGGTACGTCTGGGTCATGGGGGACAACCGCTCCAACTCGGCTGACTCCCGCCTCCACCGTGATGACACCCATGGGGGATTCGTCCCCCTGAGCAACGTCGTGGGTGTCGCCAAGGCGGTGGAGTGGCCGGTCACTCACTGGACAGGCCTGGGTGGGGGCAGGGAGGTGTTCCGCTCCGTCCCGGCTCCCCAGGCCTCGCCCCTGCCCGGGGGCCAGGCGCAGGGCCACCCTGTGCTGGCCGGGCCTGGGGCGGCGGTCGCAAGGAACGGCCTGTGGTACGACGAGCTGTGCTACTCGGGCGTGAACTCTGGCACGTCCCTACGGTCTTCCCGCCTGGCGGTCTCTAGCGTGTGGCACACTTAG
- the rplS gene encoding 50S ribosomal protein L19 has translation MNLIDEIDAASLRRDIPDFRPGDTLKVHVKVVEGTRTRVQVFQGVVIARQGGGVSETFTIRKISFGVGVERTFPLHTPSIDKIEVVTRGRVRRAKLYYLRNLRGKAAKIKERRES, from the coding sequence ATGAACCTGATCGACGAGATCGACGCCGCGTCCCTGCGCCGGGACATTCCCGACTTCCGTCCGGGTGACACCCTGAAGGTGCACGTCAAGGTGGTTGAGGGCACGCGGACACGTGTCCAGGTCTTCCAGGGCGTCGTCATCGCCCGGCAGGGAGGGGGAGTCTCCGAGACTTTCACCATCCGCAAGATCTCCTTCGGTGTGGGGGTGGAGCGCACCTTCCCCCTCCACACTCCCTCGATCGACAAGATCGAGGTCGTCACCCGTGGTCGCGTCCGTCGTGCCAAGCTCTACTACCTGCGCAACCTGCGCGGCAAGGCGGCCAAGATCAAGGAGCGTCGCGAGTCGTGA
- the lepB gene encoding signal peptidase I, whose amino-acid sequence MPRDVSWGTHHQDHEVSGEGDVSLSQDADHESRDQQASEGGVQQPGDEPPLPPSIPPRRSPAPVIVPVRRRSSRAVACLGLIVTVLLVTALFKTFVLQTYTIPSASMEDTLSVGDQVAVTMYDSGQVERGDVIVFTDPGGWLDVTEPTGLHRVLQEALVALRLLPQDTGHHLIKRVIGVGGDHVVSDGQGVLSVNGTVVEETYLRDGELASLTAFDVTVPEGYVWVMGDNRSNSADSRYHQDKEHAGFVPQSSIVGVARYVIWPLDRWEVLDEGRTVFADVPGHSRSPQPTAASGDGQ is encoded by the coding sequence GTGCCCCGGGACGTCTCCTGGGGCACCCACCACCAGGACCATGAGGTCAGCGGGGAGGGAGACGTGAGCCTGTCGCAGGACGCCGATCATGAGAGCCGGGACCAGCAGGCCAGCGAGGGAGGTGTCCAGCAACCGGGGGACGAGCCGCCCCTGCCGCCCTCTATCCCTCCGCGTCGCAGTCCCGCTCCTGTCATCGTCCCGGTGCGGCGGCGCTCCTCACGCGCGGTGGCCTGCCTGGGGCTCATCGTCACCGTCCTCCTGGTGACGGCCCTGTTCAAGACCTTTGTCCTCCAGACGTACACGATCCCCTCGGCGTCCATGGAGGACACCCTCAGTGTCGGGGACCAGGTGGCGGTGACCATGTATGACTCGGGACAGGTCGAGCGTGGTGACGTCATTGTCTTTACCGATCCGGGCGGGTGGCTCGACGTCACTGAGCCCACGGGCCTGCACAGGGTCCTCCAGGAGGCGCTTGTCGCCCTGCGTCTGCTACCCCAGGACACGGGTCACCACCTCATCAAGCGTGTCATCGGCGTGGGCGGGGACCACGTCGTCTCCGACGGGCAAGGGGTACTGTCCGTTAACGGGACCGTCGTGGAGGAGACCTACCTCAGGGACGGCGAGCTGGCCTCACTGACCGCCTTCGACGTGACCGTGCCGGAGGGGTACGTCTGGGTCATGGGGGACAACCGCTCCAACTCGGCGGACTCCCGCTACCACCAGGACAAGGAGCACGCAGGCTTCGTGCCGCAGTCGAGTATCGTCGGTGTGGCCAGGTACGTCATCTGGCCGCTGGACCGCTGGGAGGTCCTTGACGAGGGGCGCACCGTCTTTGCTGACGTTCCTGGGCACTCCCGGTCTCCCCAGCCGACGGCTGCCTCCGGGGACGGCCAGTGA
- a CDS encoding ribonuclease HII, whose amino-acid sequence MTPAARDRLRPDRCLERDLLVDAALVGGVDEVGRGALAGPVSVGVAIVSRETPDAFPRGLADSKQLSAPRRRALVMPLRQWLEDWAVAHATSAEIDAYGITGALHLAGQRALAEVSARGHTPEALILDGVSDWLRPQDPQASRGGATEAPDLLSGLGPAVGLGVTDLRTGLHDVPGQVRGPGWAGPRVHLRARADATCAVVAAASVLAKVERDSVMTQLEDPGYGWASNKGYASAAHVEALGRLGASEHHRRSWRLPGLSGPRT is encoded by the coding sequence GTGACACCTGCTGCCAGGGACAGGCTGCGGCCTGACCGTTGCCTGGAGCGTGACCTGCTGGTGGACGCGGCCCTGGTGGGTGGCGTCGACGAGGTCGGCCGGGGCGCGCTGGCCGGTCCCGTCAGCGTCGGTGTGGCTATCGTCTCCCGGGAGACTCCTGACGCCTTCCCGCGGGGGCTGGCCGACTCCAAGCAGCTGAGTGCGCCCAGGCGCCGGGCGCTGGTCATGCCCTTGCGCCAGTGGTTGGAGGACTGGGCCGTGGCTCACGCCACCTCCGCTGAGATCGACGCCTACGGGATCACCGGTGCCCTGCACCTGGCGGGCCAGCGGGCGCTGGCGGAGGTCTCCGCCCGCGGGCACACCCCGGAGGCGCTCATCCTCGACGGGGTCTCGGACTGGCTGCGTCCCCAGGATCCCCAGGCCTCGCGCGGGGGCGCTACCGAAGCCCCCGACCTCCTCAGCGGGCTCGGACCCGCTGTCGGCCTGGGCGTCACCGACCTCCGCACCGGTCTCCACGACGTCCCCGGCCAGGTCCGTGGCCCGGGCTGGGCGGGCCCGCGCGTGCACCTGCGGGCCAGGGCTGACGCCACCTGCGCCGTCGTCGCGGCAGCCAGCGTCCTGGCCAAGGTGGAACGCGACTCGGTGATGACACAGCTGGAGGACCCCGGATACGGCTGGGCCTCGAACAAGGGCTACGCCTCGGCAGCCCACGTGGAGGCACTGGGCAGGCTGGGGGCCAGCGAGCACCACCGCCGCAGCTGGCGCCTGCCAGGGCTGAGCGGTCCCCGGACCTGA
- a CDS encoding DUF2469 domain-containing protein, protein MSADDLEAYENELELALYREYRDVVSLFSYVVETERRFYLANAVDVQVRGNGGEVFFELALEDAWVWDIYRASRFVKSVHVVTFKDVNVEELTKLEMDIPS, encoded by the coding sequence GTGAGCGCCGACGACCTTGAGGCATATGAGAACGAGCTGGAGCTGGCCCTGTACCGGGAGTACCGCGACGTCGTCTCCCTGTTCTCCTACGTGGTGGAGACCGAGCGCCGCTTCTACCTGGCCAACGCTGTTGACGTCCAGGTCCGTGGCAACGGCGGTGAGGTCTTCTTCGAGCTGGCCCTGGAGGACGCCTGGGTGTGGGACATCTACCGTGCCTCCCGCTTTGTCAAGTCCGTCCACGTCGTCACTTTCAAGGATGTCAACGTCGAGGAACTGACTAAGCTGGAGATGGACATCCCCTCCTGA
- a CDS encoding YraN family protein: MGRSADHSAEVGRRGEDLVARYLEDAGWQVLERNWRPKTSRRGELDVIALDPGTGSGREQAAQGGSDTARQRPVLVVIEVKTRTSLGRGCPAEAVGARKIARIRSLAALWAATHRVVHGGTRIDVVSVLLRSRRPALLRHHRGVAL; the protein is encoded by the coding sequence ATTGGTCGCAGTGCCGACCACAGTGCCGAGGTGGGCCGCCGTGGTGAGGACCTGGTCGCCCGCTACCTGGAGGACGCCGGGTGGCAGGTGCTGGAGCGCAACTGGCGGCCGAAGACCAGCAGGCGCGGTGAGCTCGACGTCATCGCGCTCGATCCGGGGACGGGATCGGGACGGGAGCAGGCCGCCCAGGGAGGCAGCGACACCGCCCGACAGCGGCCGGTCCTGGTCGTCATCGAGGTCAAGACCCGGACCTCCCTGGGCCGCGGCTGTCCGGCCGAGGCCGTGGGGGCGAGGAAGATCGCCAGGATACGCAGCCTGGCAGCGCTGTGGGCTGCCACTCATCGTGTTGTCCACGGCGGGACACGCATTGACGTGGTATCTGTCCTGCTACGTTCCCGGCGGCCTGCGCTCCTGCGCCACCACCGGGGGGTGGCACTGTGA
- a CDS encoding YifB family Mg chelatase-like AAA ATPase, which translates to MTGLARTLAVTLTGLSGHLVEVEAHATQGLPGFTLVGLPDTAVRESRERVRAALSTCGLAWGEQRLTLSLSPADLPKSGSSLDLALALAVLGARGRLTSDASEMLSRTVYIGELGLDGTVHPVRGVLPAVHAAVESGAQEVVVAQAAAAEARLVPGARVVAVDHLGEMIQRYGGVLPAGAAHLVSSSVEHAFRRSGAPATPSPARKPDLADIIGQEEARHALEVAAAGGHHLLLTGPPGTGKTMLAERLPTILPPLRQEDAVTVTSIHSVAGVFSPESGLMSDPPLRAPHHSATRAAMVGGGTGMPRPGEISLAHRGVLFLDEAPEFSPGVLDSLRQPLESGTVTIDRVGGRASFPASFQLVLAANPCPCGRGGGRGLECTCTSLQRRRYLSRLSGPLLDRVDIQVEVAAHSAAEIAAARTGESSVLVARRVLRARQRAARRLAGTPWQVSAEVPGSYLRGPEGGLSPEVSRGLMRVMDRGDLSLRGVDRVLRLAWTLADLDRADTPSPKHLGTALALRTRGARP; encoded by the coding sequence GTGACAGGCCTTGCCAGGACGCTGGCGGTGACCCTGACCGGGCTCAGCGGGCACCTGGTAGAGGTTGAGGCCCACGCGACCCAGGGACTGCCGGGCTTCACCCTGGTCGGGCTGCCCGACACCGCGGTCAGGGAGTCCCGGGAGCGTGTCAGGGCGGCTCTGAGCACCTGCGGCCTGGCCTGGGGGGAGCAGCGGCTGACGCTCAGTCTCTCCCCGGCGGACCTGCCCAAGTCGGGCAGCAGCCTGGACCTGGCCCTGGCCCTGGCGGTCCTGGGAGCCCGTGGGCGGCTCACCAGCGACGCCTCGGAGATGCTGAGCCGCACGGTCTATATCGGCGAGCTCGGCCTGGACGGGACGGTGCACCCGGTGCGTGGGGTGCTTCCCGCCGTGCATGCCGCCGTGGAGTCCGGTGCGCAGGAGGTTGTCGTGGCTCAGGCGGCCGCTGCCGAGGCCAGGCTGGTCCCGGGAGCCCGGGTCGTGGCCGTGGACCATCTCGGTGAGATGATCCAGCGCTACGGAGGAGTGCTGCCAGCGGGGGCAGCCCACCTGGTGAGCAGCTCGGTCGAGCACGCCTTCCGCCGGTCTGGGGCACCTGCGACCCCCTCGCCTGCCCGGAAGCCGGACCTGGCTGACATCATCGGGCAGGAGGAGGCGCGCCACGCCCTTGAGGTCGCTGCGGCGGGCGGGCACCACCTGCTGCTGACCGGCCCACCGGGCACTGGCAAAACGATGCTGGCCGAGCGCCTCCCCACGATCCTGCCGCCGCTGCGACAGGAGGACGCGGTCACCGTCACCTCGATCCACTCCGTGGCTGGTGTGTTCAGCCCGGAGTCAGGTCTCATGAGTGACCCGCCTCTGCGCGCCCCGCACCACTCGGCGACACGGGCGGCGATGGTCGGTGGGGGCACAGGTATGCCCCGCCCCGGCGAGATCTCACTAGCGCACCGGGGCGTCCTCTTCCTGGACGAGGCCCCCGAGTTCAGCCCCGGCGTGCTGGACAGCCTGCGTCAGCCCCTGGAGTCGGGAACCGTCACCATCGACCGTGTCGGTGGCCGGGCCTCCTTCCCCGCGAGCTTCCAGCTGGTCCTGGCGGCCAACCCCTGCCCCTGCGGCAGGGGAGGCGGCAGGGGGCTGGAGTGCACCTGCACCTCCCTCCAGCGCCGCCGCTACCTCTCCCGCCTGTCCGGCCCCCTGCTGGACCGGGTGGACATCCAGGTGGAGGTCGCTGCCCACAGCGCGGCAGAGATAGCCGCCGCCAGGACAGGGGAGTCCAGCGTCCTCGTGGCCCGACGTGTGCTCCGGGCGCGTCAGCGTGCGGCCCGCCGCCTGGCAGGCACCCCGTGGCAGGTCAGCGCGGAGGTGCCGGGGTCCTACCTGCGTGGTCCCGAGGGTGGTCTGAGCCCGGAGGTGTCACGAGGACTCATGCGGGTGATGGACCGTGGGGACCTCTCCCTGCGCGGGGTGGACCGGGTCCTGCGCCTGGCGTGGACCCTGGCCGACCTCGACCGGGCTGACACGCCCTCCCCGAAGCACCTGGGGACCGCGCTGGCCCTGCGTACCCGGGGAGCGCGACCGTGA
- a CDS encoding tyrosine recombinase XerC produces MVAGWLRHLSLQRGLSEHTVRAYAADLRDLLGFLGVGPGDEEPVGPVLASLGLTDLRAWLAEQAASGRSRATLARRAAAARAFSSWAHGLGLIPADAAARLRSPRPDNRLPGVLTTQQAGHLLATAAELACQEDPLAVRDLALVETLYATGVRVSELCGLDAADLDRSARTLRVLGKGDKERVVPYGVPAARALDRWLGTRPQLAGTDAGQALFLGARGRRIDPRVVRQVVHRLCAAAQVPDLGPHGLRHSAATHVLSGGADLRSVQEILGHSSLATTQRYTHVSAERLRAVYEQAFPRA; encoded by the coding sequence CTGGTTGCGGGGTGGCTGCGCCACCTGAGCCTCCAGCGAGGCCTCTCCGAGCACACCGTGCGAGCCTACGCCGCCGACCTGCGCGACCTCCTCGGCTTCCTCGGCGTAGGACCCGGGGATGAGGAGCCGGTCGGGCCGGTGCTGGCCAGCCTGGGCCTGACTGACCTGCGCGCCTGGCTGGCGGAGCAGGCCGCCTCGGGTCGCTCGCGGGCGACGCTGGCCCGGCGGGCGGCGGCGGCCAGAGCCTTCTCGTCGTGGGCGCACGGGCTGGGCCTGATCCCCGCTGACGCGGCCGCCCGGCTGCGCTCCCCACGGCCCGACAACCGCCTCCCCGGTGTCCTGACCACGCAGCAGGCCGGTCACTTGCTTGCGACCGCAGCCGAGCTTGCCTGTCAGGAGGACCCTCTGGCCGTGCGGGACCTGGCGCTGGTCGAGACCCTCTACGCCACCGGGGTGCGGGTCTCAGAGCTCTGCGGTCTGGACGCTGCTGACCTTGACCGCAGCGCCCGCACGCTGAGAGTGCTGGGAAAGGGAGACAAGGAGCGGGTCGTCCCCTACGGCGTCCCCGCCGCGCGCGCCCTGGACCGGTGGCTGGGCACCCGCCCGCAGCTAGCGGGCACGGATGCTGGCCAGGCGCTCTTCCTGGGGGCACGCGGGCGTCGTATCGACCCTCGGGTCGTGCGGCAGGTGGTCCACCGCCTGTGCGCGGCAGCCCAGGTCCCCGACCTCGGCCCCCACGGCCTGCGGCACTCCGCAGCCACCCACGTCCTGTCCGGCGGCGCGGACCTGCGCAGCGTCCAGGAGATCCTGGGGCACTCCTCCCTGGCGACCACCCAGCGCTACACGCACGTCTCCGCCGAACGCCTGCGCGCTGTCTACGAGCAGGCCTTCCCCCGGGCCTGA
- a CDS encoding M23 family metallopeptidase, whose translation MRLLPPGTPPGTAAPANQAPGTASPATGTARTDTRTATRTATGTRVLPWPLRAGIAVLLAATAPLLLAAAPGAGGFPRAWAVPPAAVPSEEVPPQPGTRYGWPTGEAAAVLQPFDPPALVWGAGHRGVDLGAPAGSPVLAAADGTVAFSGVVVDRPVVSVDHLDGIRTTYEPVEPVVSAGQAVTRGQMLGTLVAGHRTDGRDALHWGARTGPTSYVNPLRLVQPAVIRLKPVGAD comes from the coding sequence ATGAGACTCCTTCCCCCTGGAACTCCACCCGGTACCGCTGCCCCTGCCAACCAGGCTCCCGGCACTGCCAGCCCTGCTACCGGCACCGCAAGGACCGACACAAGGACCGCTACAAGGACCGCTACAGGGACAAGGGTGCTTCCTTGGCCGCTGCGGGCAGGCATCGCGGTCCTCCTGGCCGCCACCGCCCCTCTCCTGCTCGCCGCCGCACCGGGAGCGGGAGGCTTCCCACGCGCCTGGGCCGTGCCGCCAGCCGCTGTCCCCTCCGAGGAGGTGCCGCCGCAGCCGGGGACCCGCTACGGGTGGCCCACCGGGGAGGCGGCAGCCGTCCTGCAGCCCTTCGACCCTCCGGCACTCGTGTGGGGGGCCGGGCACCGCGGGGTCGACCTTGGGGCTCCCGCCGGGTCCCCCGTCCTGGCCGCCGCCGACGGCACCGTGGCCTTCTCCGGGGTGGTCGTCGACCGGCCGGTGGTCTCCGTAGACCACCTTGACGGAATACGCACCACCTACGAGCCGGTGGAACCGGTGGTCAGCGCAGGCCAGGCTGTCACCCGGGGACAGATGCTGGGCACCCTCGTGGCAGGCCACCGCACCGACGGGAGGGACGCCCTGCACTGGGGTGCACGTACCGGTCCCACGAGCTATGTCAACCCGTTGCGGCTGGTGCAGCCCGCCGTCATCCGGCTCAAGCCGGTAGGCGCAGACTGA